From Caretta caretta isolate rCarCar2 chromosome 14, rCarCar1.hap1, whole genome shotgun sequence, the proteins below share one genomic window:
- the LOC142068926 gene encoding maestro heat-like repeat-containing protein family member 7 has translation MLGNLLAESPDTDRLHFILENINLWVVSRVSQERARAIRSSTALLRYTVSLPEFEISAEFPRMGHHVAQLALFVSDPDKDISRQAREGTYRLYQLLLQQRGKEPSWDTEPNRGLRVTTGG, from the exons atgctggggaatctgctggcagagtccccagacacagacaggctccacttcatcttggag aatATCAACTtgtgggtcgtgtccagggtgtcgcaggagcgagccagggccatcaggagcagcacagccctgctgagatacacagtctccctccctgagtttgaa atctcagccgagttccctaggatgggtcaccatgtggcccagctggctctatttgtcagcgatccagacaaggacatcagccggcaggccagggaggggacttaccggctctaccaactgctgctccaacagaggggtaaggaacccagctgggacacggaacccaataggggactaagagtgaccacaggtggataa